The genomic region GTAAATTCGCCAATCGGTCGGCCGGAGACAAAGTCTCGGCGGTCCCCGCCTCTGGCATGATTGCTGCAAAACTGTCTACGCCAATTTCCATTCAGGCCCTTTCGGATCGAGTTCTTGTGCAATGCAGCGGCGGATTTCAACAAGCGAAGGCGACGTCCAGCCTCCCATCATGGGACAATTTCGCTGCGCCATTAACCACCTGTTTACGTTGTTCTTGATGGAGCACGGCACCCGTTTTAGTCGCTTCAACATGTGTTTGCGTAGGAGACGTCCATGCAATTTGTGGTCGATTGTTTCATCGTCATTTGGCACTGCGTCGGCGGTGGCGGTGCAGGCGATCCAGGAGGTCCGCACCCGGCTCCGGAAATCAATGCCGCCAGCAGCGTCGCAGCGATCGCGCTTCTCCTTAGCGTCGGCGCCATTGTCTATCGCCGCATGCAGCAAACACAGTAGCGATAATCTGGCAGCCTCTGCCATCGCATGGCAGGCATGCTTCGCATGTTGAAAGCTGCCTCTCATCCCGCTTGGCCCTCGGCTCGGATTGTGTCGACGACGGCGCTTGTCATCGTCGAAATGCTGACGATCCGGCTCTTTACGCCTCTTCCTGATGTCTGGGGCATCTGGCCAGTTATCGGCGTTGTCCAAGCTGTTCCGAAAATACTTCTGCTAGTGGCCGCAATTTTTGTGGTTGTCGGCTGGTCCAAGCGCAGCGCGATCCTCGCAGCCTTCAATCAAGATGCAGACCCTGTGCAGATATCAGCGACAGCTGCAATCAGCGCGGCTGCGATGTTGGCCGCTTTTCTCGCGCGCGGACTCCTTGCCCAGGCTCCGCCAGGCGCTGATACCTTTCTTACTTATCTCTATTCGGCGTTATTCCTGGCGGCGATAACGTCGCTCGTCCTCGTCGCTGCGCCGCCAGGCTTTTGGCGAGAGATCGTAACGTTTTGCAAACCGGAACTGATGCTGGCGCTCGGACTGGGTGTCTTGGGATATGTCACTGGCGCAACCCTCGATAGAGAGCGCGGCAGTTTATTATCGGAAGACAGTTGGGCTGAGCTTTCTGACGCCACCCTTCAGTTATCGTACTGGATCCTCAAGCACTTCGATCACAGTGCATTCATGGACCCGGCTACGCGCATTCTCGGCGCCGGTGATTTCAGCGTCAGGATCTTTGCGGCATGCTCCGGCTACGAAGGCATGATGCTGATCGCGGTGTTCGTCGTAGGATATATTCTGATCTTCCGTCGCTCGCTGAAATTTCCCAACGTCCTTATGCTGTTCCCGTTGGCGATGGGCGCAATCTGGCTCCTCAACAGCCTGCGGATTGCGCTGCTGGTCTTCATTGGAGCGAACATTTCGCCGGATATCGCGCTCGGAGGATTTCACTCTCAGTTCGGCTGGATCAGCTTCTTACTCATCGCAATCACAATCATGACGGTTGCGCAGAAGCTCGCTTTCTTCGGCAAGAGATCGCCGATCATGGCAGCGGCGATGTCAGATGCAGCCAGCGCGGCGCGCGCTCGACAAGCCGCCGATTCCAATCCAGCGCTCATCTTTCTTGCACCGTTTATCGCGCTGATGGCCGGTCAAATCGTGACGCGCATTGCGGCGCCTCACGACTATCTGCTTTATCCTATTAAAGTCGTTGCGGTGTTTGCGGCGCTGTATGCCTTCCGGAACATCTATAAGCAGCTGCTGGGCACTCCGGATGCTGTCTCGGCTTTGATTGGCGGGATTGCGGGTTTGCTGTGGATCGCGACTGACCCAGGCGCCGGCAGCCACACGCCGCTGGAGCAGTCGCTTTCGGAATTCTCGCCGATCCTGGTCGCTCTCTGGCTCGCGTTCAGAGGCATCGGCACCATCATCATGGTTCCGATTGCGGAAGAGCTGGCGTTTCGCGGATATCTCTACCGCGTCTTACAGGCGGCAAAATTCGAGACAGTCGATTTTAGGGCATTCGGACTCGTTGCTCTCGTCGTCTCTTCGAGCTTGTTCGGTCTGATGCACGACCGGTGGCTTGCGGCAGCATTAGCCGGTGCGCTTTACGCGCTGCTGATGATCCGCCGAGGCCGGATCGGCGACGCGATCACGGCACACATGACGACCAATGCCGTCATTTTCGCGTGGGCGGTCGTCGCCGGACAGTGGTCGCTTCTTTAAACACAACTTTGCAAAGCGGCCCGCATTCCTCAGGCCGCCTCTTTCGCGAAGATCATGTCGAGCTGCGTCTCGAACAATTCACCGATATTGACCGGATGCGCCCGATCGAGAAACTTGTTGATGACGATACCGGCCCAGACCGGCGCCAACAGCAAGTACGGATTTTTGACCAGACGATCATCCTTGAGTTCGCCTGACTTCCGCGCGGCGACGGCCAAACGTTTCACCTTCAAAAGAAGAGGCTCGATAACGTCGCGACGGTAGATCTCCGCGATGGCCGGAAAACGCGCACCTTCCGTGATGACGACCCGAGCGATGTCCGCGCGGCTCTTCTTCTCGATCTGGTGGATCGATACGACGAGAGTTCGGCGGAGAAAATCTTCCACACTCTCGTTAGGCGCGCGCTTGGCATCGTCCGTGTCGATGTGAGCGTTGACAATTTCTTGCTGAACAACCGCCGAGAACAACGCTTCCTTCGCGATGAAATAGCGGTAAATCAGGCCCTTCGCGACGCCTGCGCGCTTTGCCACGGTCTCGATGGTGGTGTTTGCAAACCCCTTTTCCAGAAACTCCGCCAACGCCGCATCGACGATGGACTGACGCGTCATGGCGGTCTTTTCCGGGCTGGCGCCGCGGCGTCGAATGACAGGCGGGTCGTTCCGGACAAGATTGGTGACGGCGGATTGTGTACTTTTTTGCATGTCGCCTCACTTCGTGAATCAGCTTATGCGGCCACGCACTCGATTTTGGATGGGTACCTATGCGCCCCACGCATTATCAGCGTTGAGCGTTTGTCTTGACAAAAGTGACCGCAAAGTCATTTATACCTACTCGAGGGCAATGTTCAAGATCGAAATTCGTCAACGCTCGTTTTAGTTGCTCTCAAACAGGATGTGCGATGGCCTTCCCGGCTCTACAGCAGTGGGTTTTTTCGTTTAAGACGACGATTGCCGCCTTACTGGCGCTGCTGATCGCACTGTGGCTTCCGCTGCCTAATCCGTACTGGTCGATCGCAACGGTTTACATCGCATCAAACCCGCTATCGGGCGCGACGAGATCTAAAGCTATCTTTCGCGTCATCGGTACGTTGCTTGGTGCATCAGCCGCTATCGCGATGGTGCCCAATCTCGTCAACACCCCGATCCTGCTGATCATCGCTCTGGGTCTTTGGTCCGCAGGCTGTCTTTATATCGCCATGCTCGACCGCACGCCGCGAAGCTACATCTTCATGCTTGCGGGCTACACTGCAGCGCTGATCGGCTTTCCGACGGTGGATGTGCCGGGCACGATTTTCGACGTGGCACTCGCGCGGACCGAAGAGATCATCGTCGGCATTCTATGTGCTGCCGTCGTCTCAAGCATCATCTTGCCGCGCCCTGTTGCGCCGGTGATCGCACAGCGACTCAAAGCCTGGCTTGCCAACGCGGACGTGAGCGCCCGCGATGCGCTGCAGCTGCGGACCGGAGCCGAGCCCGACCGGCATCGGCTGAAGCTTGCAGGCGATACAGGCGAAATCGAAAATCTCAGCACGCACCTCATTTATGATGCGGGTGGCCACCCGGAGTTCCTGCGACTCATTCGTGATGTCCGGCCGCGCATGCTGATGCTCATTCCCATTCTGTCCTCGATCGCGGACCGACTTCATGAGCTTTCCCTGCTAGGTGGCCCATCGCGCGCGGCACAGCAGCTCGTCGATCGGATGGATAAATGGCTTGCGGCCGGCGGAACCGATGCCGAAGAGCTCGATCGCCTGAGAAGCGATATCGAGGCCTGCGTCGATTCAACCCGCGCTCATCGCAGCTGGCACGACCTGGTGGAGCTCAGCCTTCTTATCCGGTTGGGCGACCTTGCCGCGATCCGATCGGACTGCCTCGACATTCTAAAGAGCGTTGAGCAGGCGTCCAATCATATATCGAGACCGTACACCTATCCTATCGCCGAGCGGGCTGCCCTGGTCCATCATTACGATCACGGCCTTGCGATGTTGTCAGCGGTCGTCAGCTTCGCGACGATTTCCGTCTGCTGCACGTTTTGGATTCTGCTGTCCTGGCCGGAGGGCGGCTATGCAGTGTTAATGGCTGCCGTGGCGGGCAATCTGTTCTCGGCGCAAGATAATCCGGTGCCGTCTATCGTCATGTTCGCGAAGTGCTCTGTCGTTTCTATCGGAATTGCGGCGCTATACGTCTTCGGCATTCTTCCTCACGTTCACAACTTTGAAACGCTCGCGCTTGTGCTGGCTCCGGCTCTCGTCTTTTTCGGGTTATGCATTTCGAAACCCGAAACGTTATTCATGGGGCTCGCTTTGGCAATCTGCGTGGCTGCGATGATGGGCCTGCAGGTGACTTTTGCGGTCGACACGTCGACGTTCTGGAACAGCAGCATCGCTACGTCTGTTGGCGTCATCCTTGCCGCGACGACGGCTTCGATGCTGCGTACACTTGGCGCCGAATGGAGTATTCGGAGACTCGCGGTCGCCAACAAGGAGACGCTGGCGGAGATCGCAGATGCTCAAACCGCACGCGACGAGGCGCGGCTGACCGGCGTCATGCTCGACCGTCTTGTACTTCTCGCACCGCGAGCGAAAGCAGCGGGACACCGGATTCCTGGCGCGATCGGAGAGTTGCGGGAAGGTTTCAACATCCTTGATCTCCGGCGATCGCGTATCGGGCTTACGCCTTACTCGCGGCGGCGCATCGATGCAGTGCTTCTCATGCTGAAGCGCTATTATCAGAATAAGTCCACGGTGCCGGCGCCGGACTTGCTTCTTGCCGCGGTCAATCGCGCGCTGGCGGTCGTTCGAAACGAGCATGGTGCGTCTGCGCGCTCGGCGTTGCTTGGCCTCGTCGGCCTACGGCGCAGCCTTTTCCCGGACCGCTCGCCTCCTCATTTGCCGCACGCTCCGGTCTTGCTTGAGGCCGCGCAATGAACGAGGAAATCAGTCTGTTTGGCATCTTCGTGCCGTCAGTTCTCGCGTGCTCCGTCATCTCATATGTCGTGATGGTGGCGGTCTCGCGCGTCCTCCGCGCCGTCGGCGCATATCAGTACATCTGGCATAGGTCGCTCTTCAATCTTTCAATGTTTGTTTGCATTCTTTGCGCGACTGTCCTCTTCCTCTTTCAGGCTCAGTCATGAACGCACGCCTAAAACCCTTCATACGCTACGGCACGACACTTGCGCTCGTCGGGGCTGCCGTATTCGCCGGCTGGCTGCTTTGGGTTCATTATGAACTCGAACCCTGGACACGCGATGGCCGCGTTCGGGCCGACGTCGTCGAGATTGCACCGGACGTTTCCGGGCTCGTGACCAAAGTGATGGTTCGCGACAACCAGATCGTCCACAAGGGAGACGTTCTGTTTCAGATTGACCGTGACCGTTATATTCTTGCGCTGAGGCAGGCTGAAGCCGATGTCGAGGGCCGCAAGGCGGCACTTGAAGCCGCGCAAAAGGATCTGGTGCGCTATAAAAATCTGACGAATCTTTCTGTCTCGGATCAGAAGGTCGAACAGGTGATCGCTACGCAGGCGCAGGCTGAAGCGGATTTACATAAAGCCGAAGCGGATCGCGACCTCGCGAAGCTCAACCTGGAGCGTTCGGAAGTCCGCGCGTCTGTCAACGGCCCGATCACGAACTTCGACCTGCAGCCCGGCAACTATGTCACCGCGGGCAAGGGCGTGGCGGCCCTGATCGACAACGATTCCCTGCGCGTCGAAGGCTACTTCGAAGAGACCAAGTTGCCGCTCATCCAAGTCGGCGACAAAGCCGTCGTACACCTGATGGGTGAGGACAGACCGATCCTGGGCCATGTCCAGAGCATTGCCGGAGGCATCGAGGATCGCGACCGTAGTGCCGGCTCGAACTTGCTGGCCGACGTCAACCCGACATTCAGCTGGGTTCGTTTGGCGCAGCGTATTCCCGTGCGCATTGCACTCGACCACGTGCCAGAGGGCGTCCGTCTGGTCGCCGGACGGACGTCGACGGTCGTGATCACGCCAGAAGACGGCAAGCATCCCCGCGACACGGCACAGAAATAAGCCGATAGCCGTGGCGGTGGACGTCGTTTCCCCTTCATCGAGAGCGATATATCATCACGACACCGAGCCATCGGGCCGTCGCATCTCGATAGGGAGGCCATCATGCGCGCCAGCGATCATCTTGCATCCGACCTAATTGGGCTCATCCGGCGCGCGAAGCTCTCCCGCCGCCGCTTCATGACAACGTCGGCCGCCGCTGCCGCCGGTTACACACTCGCAGCCGGCCCGGTCAGCGCTGCCGCGATTGTCACTGACACCGAAGGCCTCGACGCCGGAGCCGCAACGATCGAAACAGCGGACGGCGCGATGCCCGCATATTTCGCCAAACCAGCTGGCGTTGCCAATCCATCCGTGATTCTGGTCGCGATGGAAGTCTTCGGTCTGCACGAATACATCAAGGATGTCGTCCGTCGGTTGGCGAAGCTCGGCGCCTTCGCGGTCGCTCCCGACTATTATTTCCGGTTGGGGGATCTCGCGAAAATCAGCGACATCCAGGCTCTGATCCCGCTCGTCAATTCAAAGCCTGACGGGCAGCTCATTTCCGATCTCGACGCGACGGTCCGCTGGGCGAAGAGCCAGGGCGGCGATACTTCGCGCCTCGGCATCGTCGGCTTCTGCCGTGGCGGACGAACGGTCTGGGTCTATTGCGCGACGAACCCGAACGTTAAAGCCGGGGTTGCTTTCTATGGCTCACTTGTCGATCCTGCCGCGCAAAAAGCGATTTGGCCGAAAAGTCCAATCGAACTTGCGTCGGAAATGAAAGCCCCTGTCCTCGGGCTTTACGGCGGCGCCGACCAGGGTATTTCGCCTGAGCAAGTCGAAACCATGAAGGCCGCGCTTTCTGCCGCCGCAAAAACAGCTGAGTTCAAGATCTATCCCGGCGCGCCACATGGCTTTCATGCCGATTACCGCCCGAGCTATTCACCCGATGCCGCCAAGGATGCATGGAAACAGATGACGTCCTGGTTCAAGCGTTGGGCTGTTCTGGACTGACGCCATCGCAGTTCAACGCGATGCTTCCGTCTCGCATACTTTGAGCTGCTCGCGCGCTTGGTCGATGCCGGTAAGATCTGCTGAGTACTCGCTACCGTCTATGCCGATCGACAGCGGCTGTGCTGGAAGCCTGTTAATGGTATTCCACGTCTGCTCGCTCTCGTCTTCCGTCGTTGCGAAAGCGGGACCCGCAGGCGTAACGAATAAATCTCCAAATGTCGTACCCTGATCGGAGAACGTCATCTTGCCCGCACGGCTCGGCGGCTGCTTTTCATCGACCAATGTGATGAGCGTCACGGGACCGCTTTTGACAATCGACAAACCAAAGGGTCGGCCTCCTTGAAGGCTTTTCCGGTCGCGCACACGCGAGCCCCATCGGTGTGTTGCCGCAGCTCTGTCAACCATCCTGCATCTGTCCGCCAGGATTTGATCACTTGACTGGTGTCCGCCAGAGCGATCTGCGGAACAATCGTCCAAGCCGAACAAATCAAAGCGTAGCTGAAACGATGCATCACACCCGTCTATGGTTCCGCGCCTACCGAATTGCCTGAGTTCCAGTGCTACGCCGGCGAAATCCAACATAGCCGCCGTCAGCGTCGTAGAGAAAATCGAAGCCGTTTAAGAAATGGAAACTCGTGTTCAGAAACGTGCGATCCGGCGACAATCTCAGGTGAACTTTTTCGGGAGTAAGCGGATGACCATCATCAATCTTGAAACTGTAAAGCGGTAGAGAGGATTGTCCGCGCGAAACCGCGACGGCAACCTGATCGCCGGGCTGAAGCTTTGCTTGGGACGACTGCCACGGTGGCAACGTCATAAATGCCGAACCAACCCCGCTATCCACTAAAAGGGTTCCGCAAGCCGGCGGCGTCTTCCCATTAATCGAGATGCAAGCCGGTATCGGCGACCAATCGGTATCTTCTTTGTTGCGGTCGAGCTTTACATACTCGAAATGGCCGCTTGTATTGACGGCCGACAAACCAACGTAGACGCCCCTGGCCGTCAAAACATACCCATGCCGCTGCCTGGAATTGTTCGAGACGACATGCAGAAACGGGTTCTTGTCTGGCGTACTTTGACTTTGCCTGTCTCCCTCGCGCGCAAAGCCAATACCGATCATTGCAATTCGGCTGACATCTTCGTTTGGATCGCAATCTCTTGCCCGCGGCAAGCAATCAACGCGCTCAACGGCAAGCACCGGCATCGCTTCCACTTGAATGGCGCTATCGCCGCTCCCCACGATCGTAAATGCGGTGCGAACCCAATGGCCTCGCATGACGCGGCCCGAGCTGGTGTAGGTCAATTGGCCTTCTGAAATTCTCGGTAGCTGATCGATGTTTGGTATCGAAGTCGCGCCAACGACCACACCTGTAGATCCGGTGTCCAACGTGGCTCTATGGAAGCGCTCTCCAAACGAAATACCTAGTGACGGCGAACGGCGGAGTTCTCCATCGTTTGCGTCCAAAAAGGGGAAAAATGCGGCTTGCGCATAAGCGCCAAAATTCGGTTCCTGGGCTGATGCCGCCGATATCATCGAGAGTATCACGGGTGCAATTGCAAAGTTGCGCACGCTCGTTAGACGCATTTTTAAATCGTTCTTCTTTTCCGACTAGTCTCTTGCGACGCTAGCAAACTGTTTGAACTGGTGCGTCAATCAGCGATGTAAATTTTAGCTCAATTGCGATCGTGCGGCGAGGACCGCTTTCATTGGCGGCTCCAGTAGAGATATTCTCGTCGATAAAGGTTTTTTTGAACGTAAAA from Hyphomicrobium sp. MC1 harbors:
- a CDS encoding HlyD family secretion protein; this encodes MNARLKPFIRYGTTLALVGAAVFAGWLLWVHYELEPWTRDGRVRADVVEIAPDVSGLVTKVMVRDNQIVHKGDVLFQIDRDRYILALRQAEADVEGRKAALEAAQKDLVRYKNLTNLSVSDQKVEQVIATQAQAEADLHKAEADRDLAKLNLERSEVRASVNGPITNFDLQPGNYVTAGKGVAALIDNDSLRVEGYFEETKLPLIQVGDKAVVHLMGEDRPILGHVQSIAGGIEDRDRSAGSNLLADVNPTFSWVRLAQRIPVRIALDHVPEGVRLVAGRTSTVVITPEDGKHPRDTAQK
- a CDS encoding TetR/AcrR family transcriptional regulator is translated as MQKSTQSAVTNLVRNDPPVIRRRGASPEKTAMTRQSIVDAALAEFLEKGFANTTIETVAKRAGVAKGLIYRYFIAKEALFSAVVQQEIVNAHIDTDDAKRAPNESVEDFLRRTLVVSIHQIEKKSRADIARVVITEGARFPAIAEIYRRDVIEPLLLKVKRLAVAARKSGELKDDRLVKNPYLLLAPVWAGIVINKFLDRAHPVNIGELFETQLDMIFAKEAA
- a CDS encoding dienelactone hydrolase family protein codes for the protein MRASDHLASDLIGLIRRAKLSRRRFMTTSAAAAAGYTLAAGPVSAAAIVTDTEGLDAGAATIETADGAMPAYFAKPAGVANPSVILVAMEVFGLHEYIKDVVRRLAKLGAFAVAPDYYFRLGDLAKISDIQALIPLVNSKPDGQLISDLDATVRWAKSQGGDTSRLGIVGFCRGGRTVWVYCATNPNVKAGVAFYGSLVDPAAQKAIWPKSPIELASEMKAPVLGLYGGADQGISPEQVETMKAALSAAAKTAEFKIYPGAPHGFHADYRPSYSPDAAKDAWKQMTSWFKRWAVLD
- a CDS encoding DUF1656 domain-containing protein, translating into MNEEISLFGIFVPSVLACSVISYVVMVAVSRVLRAVGAYQYIWHRSLFNLSMFVCILCATVLFLFQAQS
- a CDS encoding FUSC family protein, whose amino-acid sequence is MAFPALQQWVFSFKTTIAALLALLIALWLPLPNPYWSIATVYIASNPLSGATRSKAIFRVIGTLLGASAAIAMVPNLVNTPILLIIALGLWSAGCLYIAMLDRTPRSYIFMLAGYTAALIGFPTVDVPGTIFDVALARTEEIIVGILCAAVVSSIILPRPVAPVIAQRLKAWLANADVSARDALQLRTGAEPDRHRLKLAGDTGEIENLSTHLIYDAGGHPEFLRLIRDVRPRMLMLIPILSSIADRLHELSLLGGPSRAAQQLVDRMDKWLAAGGTDAEELDRLRSDIEACVDSTRAHRSWHDLVELSLLIRLGDLAAIRSDCLDILKSVEQASNHISRPYTYPIAERAALVHHYDHGLAMLSAVVSFATISVCCTFWILLSWPEGGYAVLMAAVAGNLFSAQDNPVPSIVMFAKCSVVSIGIAALYVFGILPHVHNFETLALVLAPALVFFGLCISKPETLFMGLALAICVAAMMGLQVTFAVDTSTFWNSSIATSVGVILAATTASMLRTLGAEWSIRRLAVANKETLAEIADAQTARDEARLTGVMLDRLVLLAPRAKAAGHRIPGAIGELREGFNILDLRRSRIGLTPYSRRRIDAVLLMLKRYYQNKSTVPAPDLLLAAVNRALAVVRNEHGASARSALLGLVGLRRSLFPDRSPPHLPHAPVLLEAAQ
- the xrtE gene encoding exosortase E/protease, VPEID-CTERM system: MLKAASHPAWPSARIVSTTALVIVEMLTIRLFTPLPDVWGIWPVIGVVQAVPKILLLVAAIFVVVGWSKRSAILAAFNQDADPVQISATAAISAAAMLAAFLARGLLAQAPPGADTFLTYLYSALFLAAITSLVLVAAPPGFWREIVTFCKPELMLALGLGVLGYVTGATLDRERGSLLSEDSWAELSDATLQLSYWILKHFDHSAFMDPATRILGAGDFSVRIFAACSGYEGMMLIAVFVVGYILIFRRSLKFPNVLMLFPLAMGAIWLLNSLRIALLVFIGANISPDIALGGFHSQFGWISFLLIAITIMTVAQKLAFFGKRSPIMAAAMSDAASAARARQAADSNPALIFLAPFIALMAGQIVTRIAAPHDYLLYPIKVVAVFAALYAFRNIYKQLLGTPDAVSALIGGIAGLLWIATDPGAGSHTPLEQSLSEFSPILVALWLAFRGIGTIIMVPIAEELAFRGYLYRVLQAAKFETVDFRAFGLVALVVSSSLFGLMHDRWLAAALAGALYALLMIRRGRIGDAITAHMTTNAVIFAWAVVAGQWSLL